The following coding sequences lie in one Treponema primitia ZAS-1 genomic window:
- a CDS encoding SAM-dependent methyltransferase, whose protein sequence is MANYEKPDHWSLKAQKEGYPARSVYKLKEMDEKFGLFRPPTGSAALKVLDLGAAPGSWSLYALRYFQQKQDKRCLLTAVDLSPLSRQYDKGLFDGENFCFIQGDITEAEIREAIHARGPFNLVMSDAAPATTGNRSVDTLRSLALAEAVLCYAETALVAGGSLAVKVFQGGDTASILKRIRELFKTGKSFKPEACRSESFETYYLGLGKK, encoded by the coding sequence ATGGCAAACTACGAAAAACCGGACCACTGGTCTCTAAAGGCGCAGAAAGAGGGTTACCCCGCCCGTTCGGTATACAAGCTGAAGGAGATGGATGAAAAGTTCGGGCTGTTCCGTCCCCCCACCGGCTCGGCGGCGTTAAAGGTCCTGGACCTGGGGGCCGCCCCGGGAAGCTGGAGTCTCTATGCCCTGCGGTATTTCCAACAGAAACAGGACAAGCGCTGCCTGCTCACCGCCGTAGACCTTTCCCCCCTTTCCCGGCAGTACGACAAGGGTCTTTTTGATGGGGAGAACTTTTGTTTTATCCAGGGGGATATCACCGAGGCGGAAATCCGGGAGGCCATCCACGCCCGGGGCCCATTCAACCTGGTGATGAGCGATGCTGCCCCGGCCACTACGGGGAACCGTTCCGTGGACACCCTCCGTTCCCTGGCCCTGGCGGAGGCGGTCCTCTGCTATGCCGAAACCGCTCTGGTTGCCGGCGGCAGCCTCGCAGTAAAGGTGTTCCAAGGCGGAGACACCGCTTCGATACTCAAACGCATACGGGAACTTTTTAAAACCGGCAAAAGCTTCAAACCCGAAGCTTGCCGCAGCGAATCTTTTGAAACCTACTACCTGGGACTAGGGAAAAAATAA
- a CDS encoding bifunctional nuclease family protein encodes MKRMLEAEIWTIARMDDGTAVLLRPLGSAVAVPIFIGESEAQAILLGLGDVSDRRSVDRKSADLKSAVSRPLTHDLLLELIKKEGLTLYRAEVHDLSDNIFYSRLLLTGREFSEKTPLILDSRPSDALALAVRCKCPVFIAPKVVDQAGLPVEFFLDAVGDNTGISADTDIRKLNGHDPDLFGFIARRETLQLELNRAVAAEEYEKAAEIRDVLALLDKEIRDE; translated from the coding sequence ATGAAGAGGATGCTGGAAGCTGAAATATGGACCATTGCCCGGATGGATGACGGAACTGCGGTGCTTCTGCGGCCATTAGGCTCCGCTGTCGCGGTCCCAATTTTTATCGGGGAAAGCGAAGCCCAGGCCATACTCCTCGGGTTGGGGGATGTGTCAGACCGAAGGTCTGTAGACCGAAAGTCCGCAGATCTTAAGTCTGCGGTTTCCCGGCCCCTTACCCATGATCTGCTTCTGGAACTTATCAAAAAGGAAGGGCTTACGTTGTACCGGGCGGAGGTTCACGATTTAAGCGATAATATCTTCTATTCTCGGCTGCTCCTTACGGGCAGGGAATTTTCCGAAAAAACTCCACTGATCCTGGATTCCCGCCCTTCCGATGCCCTTGCCTTGGCGGTTCGTTGTAAATGCCCGGTTTTTATTGCCCCAAAGGTGGTGGATCAGGCAGGGTTGCCGGTGGAGTTTTTCCTTGACGCAGTTGGTGATAATACGGGGATTTCTGCCGATACTGATATAAGGAAATTAAATGGTCATGATCCGGATTTGTTCGGTTTTATTGCCCGGCGGGAGACGCTCCAATTGGAATTGAATCGAGCAGTAGCCGCTGAAGAATACGAAAAGGCTGCGGAAATACGGGATGTTCTGGCCTTGTTGGATAAGGAAATACGGGATGAATAA
- the bioB gene encoding biotin synthase BioB translates to MPVDFKKDFETSPLSKDEALDILDLNDGDLTELLDAAYALRKKYKGKIVGVQLLTNGRSGNCSQNCAYCAQSREAKSDIETYRLVPYEKLSRDGQAVKEKKLARHCIGLSGIRFSDSEIDEFAAHVRNLKKEAGTHICCSIGFLSPAQAAKLKDAGVNRINHNLNTSRNYYPQICTTHSYDERLANIRMLQGLGFEICSGGIVGLGENKTDVADMLLELRAVNPQSVPINFLLPLKGTALEGSDTSHLTPEYCLKILCLARLMMPKSDIRCAAGREVYLKGREREMFKAVDSIFASGYLTAGGQGIDDTIKIIIDAGFEYQAQN, encoded by the coding sequence ATGCCCGTGGATTTTAAAAAGGATTTTGAAACCAGTCCCCTGTCAAAGGATGAAGCCCTGGACATTCTTGATCTAAATGATGGGGATTTAACAGAGTTGTTGGACGCCGCCTATGCCCTGCGGAAGAAGTACAAGGGTAAGATCGTGGGTGTGCAGCTCCTCACCAACGGACGGAGCGGGAACTGCTCCCAGAACTGCGCCTACTGTGCCCAGTCCCGGGAAGCAAAGTCGGATATCGAAACCTACCGCCTGGTCCCCTACGAAAAACTCTCCCGGGACGGACAGGCGGTTAAGGAAAAGAAGCTGGCCCGGCACTGCATAGGCTTGAGCGGTATCCGTTTCTCCGATTCGGAAATAGATGAATTCGCCGCCCATGTCCGGAACCTGAAAAAAGAAGCGGGAACACATATATGCTGTTCCATCGGTTTTCTTAGCCCCGCCCAGGCGGCGAAACTTAAAGACGCCGGGGTAAACCGGATCAACCATAACCTCAACACCAGCCGGAACTACTATCCCCAAATATGTACCACCCACAGTTATGATGAGCGTCTGGCCAATATCAGGATGCTCCAGGGCTTGGGCTTTGAAATCTGCAGCGGAGGAATAGTCGGCCTGGGGGAAAACAAGACCGATGTGGCGGATATGCTCCTTGAGCTGCGGGCGGTAAATCCCCAGTCGGTGCCCATCAATTTTCTCCTCCCCCTAAAGGGGACGGCTTTGGAAGGAAGCGATACCTCTCATCTCACCCCTGAATACTGTCTGAAGATCCTCTGCCTTGCCCGGCTCATGATGCCAAAATCGGATATACGCTGTGCCGCCGGAAGAGAAGTATATCTGAAGGGCCGGGAACGGGAGATGTTCAAAGCGGTGGATTCGATATTCGCTTCAGGCTACCTTACCGCCGGAGGACAGGGCATTGACGACACCATTAAGATTATCATTGATGCAGGGTTTGAATACCAAGCTCAAAATTAG
- the purD gene encoding phosphoribosylamine--glycine ligase: MKILVIGSGGREHAMAWSLAQSKNVETVWVAPGNGGTAVEVKCKNTPASLGDPSVLAVTESGQDVLIGFVQREGIALTVVGPELPLAEGIVDRFRAKGLAIVGPCKEAARLEASKVFSKSFMRKYGVRAAGSENFTNLAEALSYAKKHFDGKQAPLVIKADGLAAGKGVVIAADLAEAECCLGSFMKDGSLGAAGSSVVLEEFLEGKEVSVLAAVSVQPGGKGVIRPFVSARDHKRRFDGGQGPNTGGMGSIAPVPDFTPAAQKDFETAILQPTLGGMEAEGMDYRGFIFFGLMVKDDRCSLLEYNVRLGDPETQAVLPLADFDFAGLCSSILDGTLAAFPLNWKPGAVCAPVAVADGYPGAYRKGDPITLDAAALAKTGARIFIAGALLDEGAAVPVLRSSGGRVLAASAWGADADQAWTKAYEALGALSFAGMAYRKDIGRE; encoded by the coding sequence ATGAAGATTTTAGTTATAGGTTCCGGCGGTCGGGAGCACGCCATGGCCTGGAGCTTGGCCCAATCGAAAAATGTGGAAACAGTCTGGGTGGCTCCGGGAAACGGCGGTACTGCAGTGGAAGTTAAGTGTAAAAACACTCCGGCAAGTCTGGGCGACCCTTCGGTGTTGGCCGTAACAGAATCGGGGCAGGATGTCCTGATCGGCTTTGTTCAGCGGGAGGGGATAGCCCTCACCGTGGTTGGTCCCGAGCTTCCTCTGGCTGAAGGTATCGTTGACCGGTTCCGTGCCAAGGGGCTTGCCATAGTGGGTCCCTGCAAAGAGGCTGCCCGGCTTGAGGCGAGTAAGGTTTTCTCCAAATCATTTATGCGTAAATACGGTGTCCGCGCAGCCGGGAGCGAAAATTTTACTAACCTCGCAGAAGCCCTTAGTTATGCGAAAAAGCATTTTGATGGGAAGCAAGCGCCCTTAGTAATAAAGGCCGATGGACTTGCCGCGGGAAAGGGTGTGGTTATTGCTGCGGACCTTGCCGAAGCGGAGTGCTGCCTTGGCTCATTTATGAAGGATGGTTCCTTAGGCGCCGCCGGTTCCTCGGTGGTACTGGAAGAATTTCTTGAGGGCAAGGAAGTTTCGGTTCTGGCAGCGGTGAGCGTACAGCCCGGCGGCAAGGGGGTGATAAGGCCCTTTGTTTCCGCCCGGGATCACAAGCGCCGTTTTGACGGCGGCCAGGGCCCCAATACCGGCGGCATGGGTTCCATCGCCCCAGTACCGGATTTTACCCCCGCCGCACAGAAGGACTTCGAGACCGCCATCCTCCAGCCCACCCTCGGGGGCATGGAAGCCGAGGGTATGGATTACCGGGGCTTTATCTTCTTTGGTCTCATGGTAAAGGATGACCGTTGTTCCCTGCTGGAGTACAATGTACGCCTTGGCGACCCCGAAACCCAGGCGGTACTTCCCCTGGCAGATTTTGACTTTGCCGGTCTCTGTTCATCAATCCTGGATGGAACCCTGGCCGCATTTCCCCTCAACTGGAAGCCCGGTGCGGTCTGCGCTCCCGTGGCGGTGGCCGATGGCTACCCCGGCGCTTACCGCAAGGGGGACCCTATCACCCTGGACGCAGCGGCCCTCGCCAAAACCGGCGCCCGTATCTTTATCGCCGGAGCCCTATTGGATGAAGGCGCGGCCGTACCGGTTCTTCGTAGCTCAGGCGGCCGGGTCCTGGCAGCCTCCGCCTGGGGCGCCGATGCTGATCAGGCCTGGACCAAGGCCTACGAAGCCCTGGGGGCGCTCAGCTTTGCGGGTATGGCTTATAGGAAAGATATAGGGCGAGAGTAG
- a CDS encoding peptidoglycan DD-metalloendopeptidase family protein produces the protein MMEKIIRLVMVFSLVYFSPFPGYSPGIMREAAFKKPPKSKILDAENGMGMPYIENAALTLPESAGLSLNSDADASLAGMPEPEAYSKPQMLLSFSYKVQQGDTIGVLAETFGLNQDTLLSLNGIKNSRLLQIDQILRIPNQDGILYTVKTGDTLAAIAEKYETSPETILTANELFSENINPKTSLFIPGARLSPTDLQEINGDLFLWPIRGYITSPYGYRPSPFTRERQFHTGLDIGAPQGTPIRAGMAGRVSSVGYDATSGNYVVITHHSGYRTLYAHMSVVRTKTGAYVRTGDIIGDVGSTGLSTGPHLHFTVYKNGVTVNPRALIK, from the coding sequence ATGATGGAAAAAATAATCAGACTGGTCATGGTTTTTTCTCTTGTTTATTTTTCCCCCTTCCCTGGTTATTCCCCCGGAATTATGAGGGAGGCTGCCTTTAAAAAACCCCCAAAGTCTAAGATTCTCGATGCCGAAAACGGTATGGGTATGCCCTATATCGAAAATGCCGCACTGACCTTGCCGGAATCTGCGGGCTTATCCCTCAATTCTGATGCGGATGCTTCCCTAGCCGGTATGCCGGAGCCGGAGGCCTATTCAAAACCTCAGATGCTGCTCAGTTTTTCCTATAAGGTTCAGCAGGGTGATACTATCGGGGTGCTTGCGGAAACCTTCGGCCTTAACCAGGATACCCTGTTATCCTTGAACGGTATTAAAAATTCCCGGCTGCTTCAGATAGACCAGATACTTAGAATCCCCAATCAGGACGGTATCCTTTATACCGTAAAAACGGGGGATACCCTCGCTGCGATTGCTGAAAAATACGAGACCAGCCCCGAAACTATTTTAACGGCAAACGAGCTTTTCTCGGAAAACATAAATCCCAAGACCAGCCTGTTTATCCCCGGCGCCCGGCTTTCTCCGACGGATCTCCAGGAAATCAACGGGGACCTTTTCCTCTGGCCTATCCGGGGTTATATTACTTCTCCCTATGGCTACCGGCCCAGTCCCTTTACCCGGGAGCGGCAGTTCCACACCGGTCTTGATATAGGCGCCCCCCAGGGGACTCCTATACGGGCGGGCATGGCGGGCAGAGTTTCCTCCGTCGGTTATGACGCCACCTCCGGTAATTACGTGGTGATTACCCATCATTCCGGATACCGGACCCTTTACGCTCATATGAGCGTTGTCAGAACAAAGACCGGCGCCTATGTCCGTACCGGGGATATTATAGGAGACGTTGGCAGTACCGGTTTAAGTACGGGCCCCCATTTGCATTTTACGGTTTACAAGAACGGTGTTACGGTTAATCCTCGGGCATTGATTAAGTAA
- a CDS encoding polyprenyl synthetase family protein, with amino-acid sequence MPRVKWGMDPQYTHRLAKIEAVLNAQLPETPDLPWVGGNFPALPGAVSPSLVKSLTLPGWDLISRGGKRWRPLLTTLICESLGGGDGALPLVPLVELPHNASLIHDDIEDSSDERRGKPAAHILYGTDTAINAGCFLYFLPLTCVEAWDAPLELKNAVYRLWGEHMRRLHLGQAMDIAWHRDHASLPGLNEYDLMCRLKTGCLARFAAILGIYGAAASGGISVEKVDEWAGTLGDAAEKLGVGFQILDDVKNLTTGNPGKKRGDDIVEGKKSLPVLLYLHGQKDAAALVSRCFQAARVSGIGAPEVEELIVELDRSGALAEAKARGLSLIAEAREAFLGTSSEASCGELLAGLIDSIS; translated from the coding sequence TTGCCCCGTGTAAAATGGGGCATGGACCCACAGTATACCCATCGTTTAGCAAAAATAGAAGCTGTTTTAAACGCCCAATTACCGGAAACCCCGGATCTTCCCTGGGTAGGCGGTAATTTTCCCGCTCTACCCGGCGCGGTTTCCCCAAGCTTGGTAAAGTCTCTTACCCTTCCGGGCTGGGACCTTATCTCCCGGGGAGGCAAGCGGTGGCGGCCCCTGCTGACTACCCTGATCTGCGAGAGCCTTGGCGGGGGCGATGGGGCGTTGCCACTGGTTCCATTGGTGGAACTGCCCCACAATGCCAGCCTCATCCACGATGATATTGAGGATAGTTCCGATGAGCGCCGGGGAAAGCCTGCGGCGCACATACTCTACGGAACCGATACGGCGATCAATGCCGGCTGCTTTCTGTATTTCCTTCCCCTCACCTGTGTTGAGGCCTGGGATGCGCCGCTTGAACTGAAAAACGCCGTGTACCGTCTTTGGGGGGAGCATATGCGGCGGCTCCACCTGGGGCAGGCCATGGACATTGCCTGGCACCGGGACCATGCCTCTTTGCCAGGTTTGAATGAATACGACCTGATGTGTCGTCTTAAAACCGGTTGTCTGGCCAGATTCGCGGCGATCCTCGGTATTTACGGGGCAGCTGCTTCCGGTGGAATATCCGTGGAGAAGGTTGACGAATGGGCCGGGACACTTGGGGATGCGGCGGAGAAACTAGGGGTGGGTTTCCAGATTTTAGATGATGTTAAGAATCTGACCACCGGTAACCCCGGCAAGAAACGGGGTGACGATATTGTGGAGGGAAAAAAGAGCCTTCCCGTACTGCTCTATCTCCACGGGCAGAAGGACGCCGCCGCATTGGTAAGCCGCTGCTTTCAGGCAGCCAGGGTTTCGGGGATAGGCGCGCCGGAGGTGGAGGAGCTTATCGTTGAGCTGGATCGTTCTGGGGCGCTGGCGGAAGCTAAAGCTCGGGGACTTTCCCTCATTGCCGAAGCCCGGGAGGCCTTTCTCGGTACTTCCAGCGAAGCGTCCTGCGGTGAGCTGCTTGCGGGGTTGATCGATTCGATTAGTTAG